A region of Vitis riparia cultivar Riparia Gloire de Montpellier isolate 1030 chromosome 12, EGFV_Vit.rip_1.0, whole genome shotgun sequence DNA encodes the following proteins:
- the LOC117927181 gene encoding uncharacterized protein LOC117927181 isoform X3, protein MSYGHWSLGNWQTGALPWRNWQTGVTNYARNRQPGATSSARNWQVRAEPMWNWQTRMAPPGNWQTGVAPRANWHTGPAPSWNRQTQVARGVGNWQNGMATMGNWRTGVTDGIGHWQTGLAPGGNWHIGPNYSPWDWQTGLLTAEGNWHTGPNYGAWNWQTGLDYGAFFPWSLAFPAAWDASGAAQDPWRPLEESMPRILTGLQATLEFPDQWHMQMPAHEEQSRLTRAEQRAALEKLKKEIYKPLLKRNGNNVGEDIHEKEKEKDQDTETCVICLEDFKPEEEVMLTPCNHMFHEDCIVPWVKSHGQCPICRLQFVRLLLNRN, encoded by the exons ATGAGCTACGGTCACTGGTCACTCGGAAATTGGCAGACCGGAGCTTTACCATGGAGGAATTGGCAAACAGGAGTGACCAATTATGCCAGGAATCGGCAGCCTGGAGCCACCAGTAGTGCTAGGAATTGGCAGGTTCGAGCAGAACCAATGTGGAATTGGCAGACAAGGATGGCACCACCAGGGAATTGGCAGACTGGAGTAGCACCACGGGCAAACTGGCATACTGGACCGGCACCATCCTGGAACCGGCAGACTCAAGTGGCCAGGGGTGTTGGGAACTGGCAGAATGGAATGGCAACAATGGGTAATTGGCGGACTGGAGTCACCGATGGTATCGGACATTGGCAGACTGGGCTGGCACCAGGAGGCAATTGGCATATTGGACCAAACTATAGCCCCTGGGATTGGCAGACTGGACTGCTGACAGCAGAGGGCAATTGGCATACTGGACCAAACTATGGTGCATGGAATTGGCAGACTGGGCTGGACTATGGCGCATTCTTTCCCTGGTCCCTTGCCTTCCCAGCAGCTTGG GATGCCAGTGGAGCTGCGCAGGATCCATGGAGGCCATTAGAAGAGAGCATGCCCCGCATCTTAACAGG TTTACAGGCTACCCTGGAATTTCCAGACCAATGGCATATGCAGATGCCCGCACATGAAGAGCAGTCCAGATTGACTCGAGCAGAACAGAGGGCAGCCTTGGAGAAGCTAAAGAAAGAAATCTACAAGCCTCTGCTGAAGAGGAACGGTAACAATGTTGGGGAGGATATTCATgagaaggaaaaggagaaagacCAAGATACTGAGACGTGTGTCATTTGCTTAGAAGATTTCAAGCCTGAGGAGGAAGTGATGCTCACACCGTGCAACCATATGTTCCATGAGGATTGCATCGTTCCATGGGTGAAGAGCCATGGTCAGTGCCCCATCTGCCGTTTGCAATTCGTGAGGTTGCTCTTGAACAGAAATTAA
- the LOC117927181 gene encoding uncharacterized protein LOC117927181 isoform X2: MSYGHWSLGNWQTGALPWRNWQTGVTNYARNRQPGATSSARNWQVRAEPMWNWQTRMAPPGNWQTGVAPRANWHTGPAPSWNRQTQVARGVGNWQNGMATMGNWRTGVTDGIGHWQTGLAPGGNWHIGPNYSPWDWQTGLLTAEGNWHTGPNYGAWNWQTGLDYGAFFPWSLAFPAAWDASGAAQDPWRPLEESMPRILTGPKCSLQATLEFPDQWHMQMPAHEEQSRLTRAEQRAALEKLKKEIYKPLLKRNGNNVGEDIHEKEKEKDQDTETCVICLEDFKPEEEVMLTPCNHMFHEDCIVPWVKSHGQCPICRLQFVRLLLNRN; this comes from the exons ATGAGCTACGGTCACTGGTCACTCGGAAATTGGCAGACCGGAGCTTTACCATGGAGGAATTGGCAAACAGGAGTGACCAATTATGCCAGGAATCGGCAGCCTGGAGCCACCAGTAGTGCTAGGAATTGGCAGGTTCGAGCAGAACCAATGTGGAATTGGCAGACAAGGATGGCACCACCAGGGAATTGGCAGACTGGAGTAGCACCACGGGCAAACTGGCATACTGGACCGGCACCATCCTGGAACCGGCAGACTCAAGTGGCCAGGGGTGTTGGGAACTGGCAGAATGGAATGGCAACAATGGGTAATTGGCGGACTGGAGTCACCGATGGTATCGGACATTGGCAGACTGGGCTGGCACCAGGAGGCAATTGGCATATTGGACCAAACTATAGCCCCTGGGATTGGCAGACTGGACTGCTGACAGCAGAGGGCAATTGGCATACTGGACCAAACTATGGTGCATGGAATTGGCAGACTGGGCTGGACTATGGCGCATTCTTTCCCTGGTCCCTTGCCTTCCCAGCAGCTTGG GATGCCAGTGGAGCTGCGCAGGATCCATGGAGGCCATTAGAAGAGAGCATGCCCCGCATCTTAACAGG TCCAAAGTGCAGTTTACAGGCTACCCTGGAATTTCCAGACCAATGGCATATGCAGATGCCCGCACATGAAGAGCAGTCCAGATTGACTCGAGCAGAACAGAGGGCAGCCTTGGAGAAGCTAAAGAAAGAAATCTACAAGCCTCTGCTGAAGAGGAACGGTAACAATGTTGGGGAGGATATTCATgagaaggaaaaggagaaagacCAAGATACTGAGACGTGTGTCATTTGCTTAGAAGATTTCAAGCCTGAGGAGGAAGTGATGCTCACACCGTGCAACCATATGTTCCATGAGGATTGCATCGTTCCATGGGTGAAGAGCCATGGTCAGTGCCCCATCTGCCGTTTGCAATTCGTGAGGTTGCTCTTGAACAGAAATTAA
- the LOC117927181 gene encoding uncharacterized protein LOC117927181 isoform X1, translating into MSYGHWSLGNWQTGALPWRNWQTGVTNYARNRQPGATSSARNWQVRAEPMWNWQTRMAPPGNWQTGVAPRANWHTGPAPSWNRQTQVARGVGNWQNGMATMGNWRTGVTDGIGHWQTGLAPGGNWHIGPNYSPWDWQTGLLTAEGNWHTGPNYGAWNWQTGLDYGAFFPWSLAFPAAWDASGAAQDPWRPLEESMPRILTGFPHQLHPTSPKCSLQATLEFPDQWHMQMPAHEEQSRLTRAEQRAALEKLKKEIYKPLLKRNGNNVGEDIHEKEKEKDQDTETCVICLEDFKPEEEVMLTPCNHMFHEDCIVPWVKSHGQCPICRLQFVRLLLNRN; encoded by the exons ATGAGCTACGGTCACTGGTCACTCGGAAATTGGCAGACCGGAGCTTTACCATGGAGGAATTGGCAAACAGGAGTGACCAATTATGCCAGGAATCGGCAGCCTGGAGCCACCAGTAGTGCTAGGAATTGGCAGGTTCGAGCAGAACCAATGTGGAATTGGCAGACAAGGATGGCACCACCAGGGAATTGGCAGACTGGAGTAGCACCACGGGCAAACTGGCATACTGGACCGGCACCATCCTGGAACCGGCAGACTCAAGTGGCCAGGGGTGTTGGGAACTGGCAGAATGGAATGGCAACAATGGGTAATTGGCGGACTGGAGTCACCGATGGTATCGGACATTGGCAGACTGGGCTGGCACCAGGAGGCAATTGGCATATTGGACCAAACTATAGCCCCTGGGATTGGCAGACTGGACTGCTGACAGCAGAGGGCAATTGGCATACTGGACCAAACTATGGTGCATGGAATTGGCAGACTGGGCTGGACTATGGCGCATTCTTTCCCTGGTCCCTTGCCTTCCCAGCAGCTTGG GATGCCAGTGGAGCTGCGCAGGATCCATGGAGGCCATTAGAAGAGAGCATGCCCCGCATCTTAACAGG TTTCCCACATCAACTTCATCCCACCAGTCCAAAGTGCAGTTTACAGGCTACCCTGGAATTTCCAGACCAATGGCATATGCAGATGCCCGCACATGAAGAGCAGTCCAGATTGACTCGAGCAGAACAGAGGGCAGCCTTGGAGAAGCTAAAGAAAGAAATCTACAAGCCTCTGCTGAAGAGGAACGGTAACAATGTTGGGGAGGATATTCATgagaaggaaaaggagaaagacCAAGATACTGAGACGTGTGTCATTTGCTTAGAAGATTTCAAGCCTGAGGAGGAAGTGATGCTCACACCGTGCAACCATATGTTCCATGAGGATTGCATCGTTCCATGGGTGAAGAGCCATGGTCAGTGCCCCATCTGCCGTTTGCAATTCGTGAGGTTGCTCTTGAACAGAAATTAA